TGTTCGTCGTCGCCGGGCTGCTCGTCGGCCTCGGCCTGGCCATCGGCGTCAGCCCGTTCGCGAGCGGTTCGCCCGACGGGCTCGAGAAGGTCTCCGAGCAGCAAGGCTTCGCCGATTCCGCGAAGGACCACTGGTTCACGGGCGGACCGTTCGCCGACTACGGGGTCTCCGGCATCGGCAACGAGGCGGTGGGCACGGCGCTCTCCGGACTCGTCGGCGTCCTCGTGACGATGGGCGTGGGCGTCGCGCTGTTCGCTCTCGTCGGCCTGGTGCGGGGCAGGCGCGCGGCGCGCGACACCTCCCCCGACTGACGTGGGCGCCGGGCACGTCTCCCAGCTCTACGTCGAGACCCGTTCGCCGCTGCACGCCGCGCGGCCGGAGTGCAAGATCGTGGCGACGTTCCTCTTCGTCCTCGCGATCGTCGCCACGCCACGCGAGGCGATGTGGGCGTTCGCCTGCCACGCCGCCGTCGTCGCGACCGCGGCAGCCGTCGGCCGACTCCGCCCGCTCCTGGTCGCCAGGCGGCTCACCATCGAGGTGCCGTTCCTCGCGTTCGCACTGCTGCTCCCATTCCTCGCGCACGGCGAACGGATCGACGTCGGCCCCGTCACGGTGTCGGCCGACGGGCTATGGGGTGCGTGGAACATCGTGGCCAAGGGCACGCTCGGCGTCGCGTCCGCCGTCGTCCTCACGGCCGTCACGACGCAGACCGACCTGCTCCGCGGGCTCGAGCGGCTGCGGTTGCCGCGCACGCTCGTCGCCATCATGACGTTGATGATCAGGTTCGGTGTCGTGCTCACCGACCAGAGCAGGCGCATGCAGATCGCGCGGACGTCACGCGGCTACGACCCACGCTGGATCTGGCAGGTACGCGCGCTCGCATCGTCGGCCGGCACGCTGTTCGTGCGCTCGTACGAACGCGGCGAACGCGTCTACCTCGCGATGACGTCGCGCGGGTTCACCGGAAGCCTGCCGCGCACCGACGACACCCGCGCAACCCCCGCCGCCTGGGCCACGGCCTTGACGCTGCCGCTCGTGGCCGCCGTCATATCGTGCGGGGCATGGGTGAGCATGTGAGCGAGGAAGCGGTCGCGGGGGGTAGTGGCGTGAACGATCCGCCGACCCTGCACGTGCGCGGGCTCGGGTTCGCGTACCCGGACGGCCACCAGGCGCTCTACGACGTCGACCTGACCGTCCGGCCGGGCGAACGTGTCGCGCTCCTCGGCCCGAACGGCGCCGGCAAGACGACGCTCGTGCTCCACCTCAACGGCGTGCTGAGCGGCGGTGTCGGCGAGGTACGTGTCGGCGACCTGCCCGTCACCAAGGAGCACCTGCGCGAGATCCGGCGCCGGGTCGGCATCGTCTTCCAGGACCCCGACGACCAGCTGTTCATGCCGACCGTCCGAGACGACGTGGCGTTCGGCCCCGCGAACCTCGGCGTCCGCGGCGAGGCACTCGACCGACGTGTCCACGAGGCACTGGACCAGGTCGGCATGACGGCGGTGGTCGACCGCGCGCCGCACCACCTCAGCCTCGGCCAGCGCAGGCGCGTCGCCATCGCCACCGTGCTGGCCATGCACCCGGAGATCCTCGTCCTCGACGAGCCGTCATCCAACCTCGACCCGGCCGCACGGCGCGAGCTGATGACCGTGCTCACCGCCCTCCCGCTGACCATTCTCGTCGTCACCCACGACCTCCCGTACGCACTGGAACTGTGCGAACGCTCCCTCATCATGAACGAGGGCCGCATCGTCGCCGACGGACGGACACGAGACCTGCTGGCGGACGAGGACCTCCTGACCGCCAACCGCCTGGAGCTCCCCTTCGGCTTCGAGCTCCGCCGCGACTGACGCCTTCCCGGCGCGAGGGTCCGCAGGCGATGGCGGCGAAGGTCTGCAATCGTGGGATACGTGCCGAAGAACCAGAAGCGACAGACTTCGCAGGTCACGTACGCGATCAAGGCGCAGCTCGACCGTGCCGATCCGCCGATCTGGCGCAACTTACGCCTTCCCGGCGCGACACCGCTTGACGCGCTGCACCGACTCATCCAGGCCGCATTCGGCTGGGAGGACGCGCACCTCCACCAGTTCTCGGTCGGTGATCCCTACCGTTCCCGCGTGGTGTACGAGCCGGCGCCGGAGGAGGACATCGACCTCGATCTCGATCTCGACGAGGGTCCGGAACGGGTCGACGAGTCGACGGTCACCGTCGCCGAGCTCGCCCCGCACACCGGTGATTGGTTCACCTACCTGTACGACTTCGGCGACTCGTGGACGCACACGATCACCGTCGAGTCGGTCGACGAACCGGATTCCGTGGAGCTGTTGCCGCGATGCACTGATGGTCGCCGCATGGCTCCGTTCGAGGACTCCGGAGGCGTGTCGGGTTGGGCCGAGAAGGTCGACGCGGCGCGTGACGACAGCCACCCCGACCATGCCGATGTCAGGGGCTGGCTCGGTCTGGCACCAGGTCAGGACTTCGACCCGGCCCAGTTCGACAAAGACGCGATCGC
The Streptosporangiales bacterium genome window above contains:
- the cbiQ gene encoding cobalt ECF transporter T component CbiQ; the encoded protein is MGAGHVSQLYVETRSPLHAARPECKIVATFLFVLAIVATPREAMWAFACHAAVVATAAAVGRLRPLLVARRLTIEVPFLAFALLLPFLAHGERIDVGPVTVSADGLWGAWNIVAKGTLGVASAVVLTAVTTQTDLLRGLERLRLPRTLVAIMTLMIRFGVVLTDQSRRMQIARTSRGYDPRWIWQVRALASSAGTLFVRSYERGERVYLAMTSRGFTGSLPRTDDTRATPAAWATALTLPLVAAVISCGAWVSM
- a CDS encoding ATP-binding cassette domain-containing protein, encoding MGEHVSEEAVAGGSGVNDPPTLHVRGLGFAYPDGHQALYDVDLTVRPGERVALLGPNGAGKTTLVLHLNGVLSGGVGEVRVGDLPVTKEHLREIRRRVGIVFQDPDDQLFMPTVRDDVAFGPANLGVRGEALDRRVHEALDQVGMTAVVDRAPHHLSLGQRRRVAIATVLAMHPEILVLDEPSSNLDPAARRELMTVLTALPLTILVVTHDLPYALELCERSLIMNEGRIVADGRTRDLLADEDLLTANRLELPFGFELRRD